A segment of the Corylus avellana chromosome ca2, CavTom2PMs-1.0 genome:
GCATCTGCGTGTAAAGAAGGCAAAAAAGAATGCCCACTGTTGACTGTACCTTGCGAAAAATGGATATCATGATAAGATAAGCCAACTGAGACAAGTGAAAAGCAAGAATGGTTATTGGTTATGGTCCTGTGGAGatgtcaattttttcttctttttttgatagAATAGCAGCCTCAGGCTATGATTTCTAGGGTATGGTTGCTTGCATGTTATATATGgttatcttttttttgttttttaatgaataagaAAAAGTATATTAAACAAAACCAGAAAACAAATAATGCCTGAACATCACTTTGTCctattggtttttgtttttgggctgTTGCCTCCCTGTCTATTGTTGATGTTCTCTTCTAACAGGGAAGCGTTGAGGGGCTTGGCCGGTTTCTCGAGGTTCGTGTCCCTTTCTCGTGTGTTAGACTACGTCGTCTTTGGTTCTACGGGGATGCTTTGATCTCTTCAGCTGCTCCGTCTCTTCCTTCTTCGGTGCATGGTTTTTTGTTATGGAGAGTCACTTCGTTTGCTACAGCCACTACTTAAGTGGTTCCTTTTGAGAAACATTGCCTTTGGTAACCACCATATTTGGCGGTATCAATTTTCTTAATGATTCGGGACATTTATTTTATCAATAATTCCCAACAATTCTAGAACCGCATTGTTTTCTGGTTGCAACAGAGCCTTTGTTTGGGTTGCCCACCCTTTATTTTTACCGCTAATTATGTTGTAATGCCTCATTTCCATTTCCATATCACACCAGTGTAATATGTACGtataagaataatgctacatttCATACACACTTATCATGCACATTTATGTGGCGTGTTTTAAATGACTGGCTTAcatgtttgtcttttaaataacttaaaacatgttaaaaaaaaaaataacttaaaacatgttaaatcgACCCATGGTTCTAAAgacatctatatatatttctaagAGGCTTAACTCTTAATTAAGggttaaaatttcaaaactctTTCAAGTGTCGCATTCAGTGACATTGATGATAAGGATTTTGTCGATCCAACAAGTACAATTTGCACAAAACAATTATATTACCTAAACGGTGTTTAATTAGATTGTAGATAAGGATAAGATTCCTAGCAGAATtccaaagaatatatataggcTTAATTAGACAGGCAAAtcaactaattaataaaaataaataaataaataaaaaagaaagaaagacaacaCGCCAGCAATTAAAAGCAAAAACACCTAATGataagtaattctagaaggccTACTTGTGTTATACTAACaatgatgtagctattaaaatcattattgaatttgtgattgatcattattaaattttgattaaattgtgattttaatagccacatcattctagTAGAACATAAATAAGACACAAGTAAACTTTTTAGAATTGAGGagtgatagggacccaacttttttgcccaacaaaaatccaacttttgccttatttatttttaaaaaataaaataaaataaaaaatggaaaaaatgtttaaagcaaccctatctattttttgtctttcttttattttaccttttatttttttttcatttaaaaaaaatactaaataaaagaaatgcaaaaaataaatagggttgcttcagacatttttttcatttttcattttggtttttttagaaaaaaaaataaaaagtaaaagttagACTTTTGTTAGGCAAAAAAGttggcctttagcatttctctttagaATTACTCCCTAATAATGTCTGCTGTCATCTGAGCGATCTCCACTGCATGTTATATTAATTCcacttcaaaataaaacattatcTTTATTACCAAAAGGAGATCAGTCGTCAGTTGTCTTTAGATGCTTTACCATATTTTTCCACAACGTACGTACGCCTATGATCTACGTTGGAAATGAAACAGCTAGCAGCCTTCACAGGTTTTGCtgattataattaattaattaattgttacaTGTATCTTATTGGACACGTTTGTCACTGCTAGAATATCTTAAGCTGTAAGCTTTAatggtgttttttttattaaaaaaatgctttaaTGGTTTTGATTGAAGCAAGCAAAGTCATTGATGAATATATACTCATATTATATTGCCTGGTATATATGGATATTCATTCTTCAAAAGGGTATAATACTCTGCCCGTTCGCTAGTACTttttaaatgagaaatattaCAATTCTGTTTGGTGTTTTCCTAATCCGTTTTTTAAAAGTATGAGGAACGGATAGggtagggttttttttcttctgtttttttaaaaaacaaaatccacaTGTACATCGAATCAGAAGAACACTAAGAGAAACGGTAGCAgttctctttttaaaatatactctcttttgttttttttttggtgtgatgtgaaagtaattttaagtgttttatgtGTTGAATTGTATGttaatacttttgtttttttttttggttaaaaaaaaaaattttaaaagtccTAAAAAGCATTAAATGAGCCCTCTGTCTCttaatttagtaatttatttatcAGTGTTAAGTGTAGTTATAATAAAATTAGAAGGGTTTAGAGGATGGAAGGACTATACCTCCAATCTTGAAGTCCATAAGTCCAATATTAGACCTACAACgaacttataataataataataatggttgTCATTACTTATTCTTTTTATGAAAGTAAATATGTGATTGGTCTATTTAAAGATTCAATGGACAAATTATAAagtcttttgcttttcttttcttttttagtaatttgattCTATATATAGTCAActtacacaaaaataaaaaataaaaaataaaaaagagagaaaaaaaaaatcaaattagaCGGTAATTATCATAACAACAATCAACATATCTCATGGCATCCACAAGTCAAATAACTATATATTTGCTTAAACATGTATATAAATGGGCCTCAGAAGCCTTATCAAGGAGCCTTTTTGGATCTACAAAAGGGCCGTTTATAAATTTCAAGATTTAACCAAAACGAAAACAAACAATAAAGATGGGCCTCATCTTCTTGTGAGCCCATTAGCCAAGTTGGGCCATATTATAACCTCTTTGGGGCTTTAATCTGACATACTCAATTCAACAATTGGATAACTTAACTGCCCTTCCTCATGTAGCCTCGGATTGGGCCTCTGCCCCCCGTTCTAGCCGACATAAGCCAACAGCTCATCTCCTTTCTGAATTGGACTACATTGAAGGCATCAAGATATGCAAATTATTGTACACACCATGTTATCAAATGGGCCGCTTTGAACCGTGTGTTTAGAAGcatttgataagtgctaaaatatatatattttagccctttaattcacatatgttaagctcttagttttgttagtttgtgatgttttgttttgtttttgtgttttctttagttttgaggatattgaagaaaataaagcgtttctagaaagtttcgggcttaaagcacactttgataagatctagaagatatggtaaAGTTTAACCAATTataatagatgacctatatgatatggttaagtttaatcaaatcaaggaaataattaaatcgaaatttatctaattggagtcaaaattggattggattcaaatttgggtTCTACACATGTTTCAGtcttttgaccataactttctgttcaagtatcggattgaagtgattctagtggcattggaaatctaactcaaaataatacaaatcattgtgaaatatgatttttctaattcagacgtttgctatgccaaaatcgttcTGTAATATAAGAACgcaaatctggacaaatcctattccgatttgtacttggattgcttcctaatttgactaggagattgaagtccgatttttctgggatttctagggcttctaggatttttctaagcctataaatagacctataAGCCTTACAATTTAATACACAATTTCATACTTGCTTTGGGAGAAGAATTGACGACTCTTCAAGGAAGTgttttcgggtttattcttttcctttttattttattataaggatgattagcatcaaacttttgtgtaactaaatactttagtagcgctaaattgaagccctaatcatgtctctttaatatttcaatattgacgtctttgtgataatcatattgtgatgcttaatttgattaattcctactttattgaattcctcatatgaatgtgcttggccaacatatgcatgtggtatagattagttatttaagtcaatttggatgatcgagtcatgggcttaatagagtgacaaaagaatctcttcacgggttcttggattaatcaacatgaaaaaccaggagtagacacccatgccctaggatccatgtgtttgtcgatttccacaaatatctgttttcttaaagaacaacttagtagacactcatactaaatcctttgagaaagaaaaaaattagagtagatactcatgcctaattcgttacttaTGGAGATCAATAACTTGaggaatatacacccatgcccttaggttgacaaacattaaataatcttgatattattggaacattggcatattattatattatttgagtatgattagttgtggatatcaaaaccctaccccttttatctttattaaatcaaaaatcaacATTTTACCTTGTTTTATTTacggaattgattttaagcataGTTTATACTAATCCTCGCGgaaatgatcttgtatttgccatagtatactatcgtttgatcttgtgtacttgcgacaaaaacttgttgtgcaaatatctacataaattaataggcgaataaatGTACggtttaactcgcaagtgcacaaaatcaaaacggtagtatagggtgcaagtacgagattattcccacgaggattgctgtaaattatgcttaaaattaatttcgtaaataaaacaaaacaaaagattgatttttgatttaataGAGATAAAatggtagggctttgatatccaccactaatcatacttaaataatataataatatgtcaatgttccattcatgtcaagattacttaatgtttgtcaacatAAGGGCATAgatgtatactccttaagctattaatctccttaagcaacaaattaggtataggtgtctactctaattcttttatttctcaaaggatttagcatgaaaacataaatttgtggaaatcgacaaacacatggatcctagggcatgggtgtctactcttggTTTTCCATGTGGATTAATCCAAGAACtcgtgaggagattcttttgtcactctattaagctgaggactcaatcatccaaattaacttaaataactaatctataccacatgcatatgttggccaagcacattcatatgaggaattcaataaagcaggaaataatcaagttaagcatcacaatatgatcatcacaaaggcgtcaatattgaaatactaAAGAGACaggattagggcttcaatctagccctactaaagtatttagttacacataagtttgatgctaatcatctctataataaaataaaaagaaaaataataaacccGAAAAACACATCCTTGAAGAGCCGTCAAATCTTCTCCCAGAGCAAGTCTGAAATTGTGaattaaattgtgaggcttagaggtctatttataagtttaAGAAAACCTTAGAAGCCTTAgaaatcccaaaaaaatcagACTTCAATcacctagtcaaattaggaaacAATGcaagtacaaatcggaatagaatTTGTCCAGATTTGCGTTCTTATATTGCGGGACAATGttggcatagcaaacgtccgaattagaaaaatcatatttctaaatgatttgtattattttgagttagctttccaataccactAGAATCACCTCAATTCGATACTTAAACataaagttatggtcaaaagattgagacatgtgcagaatccaaactAAGCCCAGAAGACACCAACCAACAAGCACCTTGTTGCACAACATCTCTACAATTAAGGGCTCCTTTCTGAAAGACGCTTAACAGagaaaatatcacaattttatgcggaattaatggatatttaaatcaaagcaaacaatcaccaaaaacaagtaaaatcaaatacaaagatTTTTGGTAACGAAGaggaaactttttagaaaatgttctaaaagtaaaacctctccagggcagcgaaacccaggaaatcactaacaaaaaattatttagagatcacaaacactaggaacacttacaaccctttgcaagaccttggctctgtaagagcGACAaacctccaacttgtctcctcacaatcttcttcaacatgaatattttcctttatcggacccttccgatagacatcaattaagcacacaatcaaaactaacaaaaatcctctaagatgaatcaatttggctcacaacaaaataatcactcaagcacagcctcgcACGAATTCTAGGGTTCTAAAATTCGTGTCTttttcttctataatgatgtgtgtatatatatacatcaaaccATAGACCTGGacccactaaaaacatgtttttgggcataataggtaggAGGTGTTTGGACAGATTAATGGGCTGTTTAGACAGGGCCTTGCGAAGCAGAAACAGAGTTTCTGGAACTGCTATCCGGACAAGGGGAGGGTCTGTCCGGACAGGGACTGCAGAGGGTGAAAATCAGCAATCATCAGCAATTTGGAAATTCCGTCggtccttgatcaacagctttgatcgatgggtgtttgtggtccgattgcgCCAAAactttgcagggacgttcatgacacatgaatctacattatgaacagtggagatttgattctgagcattTTATATCAGTATTTGAGTCTGTAAACAATAGCCtttgcattttggaaccgaattgagccaacaaaaatactaatacTTTTTACAACCAAGAAGCAGTGCGAGGGATAGGTGATGACAAGAAATCTATGGAAAGTAAGTATTTCGCTGAAAGGGAGTGAACCCACAAAAGGTTTTGTTTGGTCAACAATTTCCAACCAATCTTGGCCAACAAAGAGCAGTTCTGGCATTCCATGGTCCTAAGCTCGAGACCCCCAGCAGCTTTGGGTGAGCAAATTTTATTCCAGCCCAGCAAGGACAAACATTTTTTCTTATCTTGAGGAAGACCCCACCAGAATTTCCTGAGAAAGGAGTCAATTTCTCGACACAAAGACTTGGGGAAAAGGAAAAGTGACATAGAATAGCTAGGCATAGCATTAGCCACAGTTTGGATAAGAGTAGTTCGGGTTGCTTGAGAAAGAATCTTAGCCTTCCACCCAAAGAGCCTGTTAAGAACCTGAATCTTAAGATCTGCAAATGAAGGCTCTTGTTTCTATGGAAGAAAAGTGGCAGCCCAAGATGTTTGGCATTTGACAGAATCAGCCGAAGATGGAGAGTGGACTGGATCATTGCTGAGGCAGAGGAGCcacaatttttgttaagaaacaaagaagacttaggctccgtttggtttgcggaatagacccttggattggacgagttaacactaggtatagctagtcctttgtttggtaacactctatccctgggaatagtctattcccatgggactactaatttCATACACatagggttagctaagccactaaaaaatgagtggcttagctaatcatttcctgtgagattaaattaattatgtaaattgccaaaaaaaaccCTACTTGTGGGATGaaatttcgttctctctttgattcttctatatttctctctctctctctctctctctctctatatatatatatatatatcttcgtTTCTCTTTTGTCCGTCTCTATATTgcgttttctctctttttctattttatctcTAATTCTTCTGGAACAATTTTTCTGCAAgtgcaaacgatttttttttttttctatatgccGTCTCCCTTCCTTGTACAGTTtcgcaggttttttttttttattattatttttatttttaatttcttttgattctctatacattctccaactatattttttttttatttcaagattgagtttgattctattttctccaactatattttttttatataaataattttgtagcgtaattgcaaaaaaaaaaaaaaaaaaaggccacatacctgacataattaaaaacaaaaaagaaaaaaaaattatagtaaagttgtttatgtttttttttaaaaaaaaagaatgaaagtccttaataatataaattgtatttgtattataagggtattttaagaaatttgatcacaatatgattctatttaccaacatattgcattgtaccaaacgaaggaatatgattagctagtctattccagcgttacaatcaaacaaatgaataggaatagctaatctattccacactcttctattcccagtagtaACTAATCCTttttcaatggactagacattccgcgaaccaaacgaggcatTAGCAAAGTTAACTTGTTGCCCAGACCAAGCAGAGAATCTAGAGAGACAATTCATAATGCAGTTTGCTTCATAAACATTTTTCCTAGAGAACACCATTAAATCATTTGCAAAGAGGAGATGAGAAATAGGGGGCTATTTCTCGAGATTTTAATACCATGCAGATTTACTGGAAATGCTCTTACTTCTTAATACGATGGATTACAAAGGACTAAagcaatttatttaaaaactatattatGTTCCAAAATAAACATACCGGTTAAAATTGGTACAAGAAATAGTCCTGACTTAATATtggtcataaaaaataataataataataaggggaaacttcactgaagactcTCGAACTTTCACTCATTTTGAAATACCTctataaacttcaaaatctctcaatttagtcaactgaactttcaattgctttcaatttggacccctccgttaattttagcagttaaaaatactaaaaagaccaaaatatccctgatttttgttttttttaaaataaaaaaaatgttttggaagttgaaattttatacaaaagtcaggggtataaacgtcatttaacgtttaaaatttgacggaggggttcaaattgagagattttgaagtttaggggggtatttcaaaatgggtgAAAGTTCGAGGGTTttcagtgaagttttccctaataaaataataataaatataccaACTTTGTCCCTCgctttgtgttttcttttccatatttctatatgagaaattatttgtgtcaataatttgtcaatattttttttttcgtacaaatttaatagatcaactattagatttttgGGGTCcatcattgacttatgtgggatCCAAGTatgttcacaaatctaatagttaatttttaagATGATATGagtaaagaaaaatgctactagtcaatatttttctattatttgactaatttcattttacaaatcaaccCTTAGATTTGTTAACTTATGTGAACCCCACATAAGTCAGTGGTGGACTCCACAAAtgtaatggttgatctattaaatttgtaaaaaaatatgtgccAAATATAATAAACTTAGGGTCCGTTTaagattgcggtttcaataaatgcgattttaaaaattacgtttttaaaaattgtgtttttgaaatcgctactttttaaaatcacagggcatttggtaaaacatgttaaattttttttttttttttttaatcaaatatttgttatacaaaattgtgattttggtttaaattcgcgttttttcaaataagcaccctctagcctgcttatagaaatcgtagattttttttttctattttaaaataagtgttttttaaatcgtaatgtcAAATGCTTTAggttttataatatattttaaaaacgcagattattcttacaaaatttCAATCGCAATCACAATCTCAATCGTACCCTTATAGACCCGGCTCTTAAAATATTTACACTATCATTTATCTTTCTGTATTTTAACATCCGCATCAGTCATCAAACACACGAAGGAGAAAATCCAGTGAAGAACGAGTGGCGCATGGACAGCCACTCATTCTACCGACCAAGCAACAACCGGATGAGAGTTCCGTACAGGCGCAAGTCTGACCACAACCGCTatctttgttgaattttttttttttttttttttcatctaattaTGCAGACAAAACTAACATACATATCTCTAAAAATAACTACATTTTTCCCACAAATTAATCAgaataattcaaacaaaatataaacGCTTGATTCGTTGGGGAGAAAGTAGTCATTTTCTCTGTAAATTCTACTCAGCCCAGAGCCAGACCAACTCCTCCATCGGCGGCGCCTCCAAGATCATCTTATCCAAGTCCTTAAACGACATGCCCTTCGTTAACATCGAAACATTTTTATTTCCTCCGCCGACAGCGCCGCCGCTCGCAGCCGCAACGGCAACTGCAACCGGCcgtctttttctcttttcgcCACGTAAGGAGCTCTTCGCAACACACGAGTCCTTCCCAGTAAGGCTCTGAACTACGGATTTGAAGCTCATGGGGTCGGTTTCCACGTACTGCGTTTCAATAAGCACTACTTTCACGGCTGCACTGCCTCTGACGCACGCCATTGAAAACTATCTCCgaactttttctttctcaaaggatcaaaaacgaaagaaaacaaagaaaagctaAATGGGTTGGTTTCGATCGGTGTGCTTTTGGATTTGATTCCTATTGTGGGTTTTATACGTTGGACTTTGGAAGGTTCAGCAATGCTGAGGTTTGACAATTGAGAGAGGAGGCGAACCAATTGACCGCCAAATTGCAGTCCGGAAGGACTAAAAGTCAGAGTCATAGAACGCAATTTCGGAATCAGCATTTTGCCGAAGTCAAACCTTTTTACCTCCACTTACGTGCGTAAGAGGAAAAGACAACGTACATGCATGGGAATCTTTCTAATCAAGCGGATAAAAATGTTTCACGCGACTCTAATGCTTAAGCTAGCATAGTATTTTGACTTTTGGGtcaaataatataatttgtTAGGGTTTTTGGCGGACCGTCTCTTTTACGgcctcattattttaacaatttaatttcactattttatttaatttttttttttaaaaaagatttgtttattatttctttaactaTAAGaggagaaaaacataaaagaaaaacggagagagagaaactattttttttattctattcgctcactattttttttttcatcaaagtAGCGAAGCtgaaaatgaaactttttaggcattctcatcaaattacctcaccaaaataacaaaaaaatagtttttgtgaGAATGCAAATACTGCTCTTACAGGGTTTTTACAGGGTTTTTGGTATAACTCATTGTAAAACTCTATGTTCAATGTAGCTGGAGAGATCGTATCTCACATTGATATTATAAATCTTGCGATTAAAGGGAATTAtgtggtaattttattttacttgagTGTAGATATTACCTAGTTACTGTATAAATGTTGTGTTTCTATgacgagaaagaaaaaatgatttacgttaatatttttttcatttttttttcatctcatcttataaattcaatagatcaactattaaatttgtggactcatgtggaccacacacaaattcaatggtggattaATCCATTCACTATGAAGATggttaaaaaatgaatgaattatattatttctcatGATGAtgtcttaattaattttctcttgCAGTTGGCTTGATTATATCCTAGGAGCCAATTGAGTAGGAACCATGGTATTATTGCcaaatatttgaatagtaaatATAAGAATGTCTTTATAAAGTTTAAATGTTTAAACAACTAGTTTGCCTATTTATTTCGacaaataaatctaaaaaagaaaactctTATGTTTACTATTTGAAGggcaaggcttaggtgcggtagttcaaaactaccgcaccatgctgTAGTCCAAAACTGTAccgtttggtgcagttttgggcaataaacaaatagttcttttaaagaaaaagaaaaagaaaaagaaaaagaaaaatatttaaaaactaaaagtattaaaaaaatagaagagaaaaaaaaaaatgaaaggggtggagccaccccttggccaaaatgaaaaatatttttaattattggttttttatattttttaattcttaaataattgtttgttatatttttaaaaaaacctattttttcccggcccaaaactgcaccgtttggttcagttttgaatttttccttctcaaaactgcaccaaacggtgtagttttggactactgcatggtgcggtagttttgcactaccgcacctaagccttgccCCTATTTGAACTACTATCCATCTGAATACCTGAAGAGTCGAGTTCATCAAATGTTTATTGATATGAACAGTGACAAAACTGAGGGGTGGCTGGTGTAGGCCATGGCCCCccacacaaggaaaaaaaaattaaggtaaatttttttattttttttgcttattggCCCATACTCACTAAAATATTTGGCACTTCGCCCCTATACATATCAAACTCCACCTCTTTTCCTAGGTGACATTACTGTTTGGATAATTAAGTTCAattgcaatttttcttcttaaagtaTTCAAAAACCGTGAAAAACGTACAAAATGATGATGAAGAAATCAACGTAAGTTTATTGCTAAGCTAATTAGGGTCTAGAGTTGAACGAATAAAAGCAACAAATTTGCTACGTTTAGGTTTAATTAACCGCGTAAGCCGTTAGGTGGTTGATGGTAGAGGGTAATATAGTCATCCATGCATTAATGGCTAATTGGCTATAGCTCCATCGATATGGTTGTTGAAATATTACATCCATTGAGAATGTATTTAACATGTtccaacaaaaaggaaatatttGTCTAATCGTGCCCGATTGAAATTGGGTTtgataaatagagtttttaagttaaaaagcgtttttggctaaaatttttatttttaagtttttatcaaaaatgtattttgacaatttttaagttttttgactattaaaaacccttttaattttttttactagacgattacttttttcttcaaattgactttttgagtgttaaaagcacttttagaccctTCAAAGTGCAATCACAAACAAACTCTACATCTTCTAAAGGTAATAAAGATTAAGATTGAACAAAATTTAAAGCATTgaattaacaataattattaaaactttaaaatgttAACTATAGAAGTagcataaataattaaaataaaaaaaagggataaatgtaaaattagccACTGTGGTtaacttaaattacaaatcatttcctacaatataaaaaataattcagagATCTTGggataggccaaaataacaatctAATCATTGCAGtcaaattttgccaaaaaacttgATGAATTATGTTAGTGTGTCACGCcaacaccaataaaataataatacgCGTCActattaataaacaaatatataaaacaaaaattatttaattaaaaaaaaaaaaaagtagtggcTGTCAAACAGCCACCCTTGTGAGTGGGGATGGCCTACGAGCCACCTTAGAGGTGCGTGTAGCCACGGTTGGGGTGGCCTTGCACTATCCTAGCCACCTTTCGACCATAAAATACGACCACCCTATTGGTGGGGGGCCGCCCTTCCCTAGACATGGCTG
Coding sequences within it:
- the LOC132168501 gene encoding VQ motif-containing protein 10-like: MACVRGSAAVKVVLIETQYVETDPMSFKSVVQSLTGKDSCVAKSSLRGEKRKRRPVAVAVAAASGGAVGGGNKNVSMLTKGMSFKDLDKMILEAPPMEELVWLWAE